The following is a genomic window from Mya arenaria isolate MELC-2E11 chromosome 4, ASM2691426v1.
ACTAAAAAGGGTTAGGAGGCAATTCTACTAAAAAGGTTAGGATGCAATTCTACTAAAAAGGTTAGGAAGCAATTCTACTAAAAAGGTTAGGATGCAATTCTACTAAAAAGGGTTAGGAGGCAATTCTACTAAAAAGGGTTAGGAGGCAATTAAACTAAAAAGGGTTAGGAAGCAATTCTACTAAAAAGGTTTAGGAGGCAATTCTACTAAAAAGGGTTAGGAGGCAATTCTACTAAAAAGGGTTAGGTGTTTAGGAGGCAATTCTACTAAAAAGGGTTAGGAGGCAATTCTACTAAAATGTGTTAGGAGGCAATTCTACTAAAAAGGGTTAGGATGCAATTTAACTAAAAAGGGTTAGGAGGCAATTCTACTTAAAAGGGTTAGGAGTTAATTCTACTAAAAAGGGTTAGGAAGCAATTCTACTAAAAAGGTTAGGAAGCAATTCTACTAAAAAGGTTTAGGAGGCAATTCTACTAAAAAGGGTTAGGAGGCAATTCTACTAAAAATGTTTATGAGGCAATTCTTCTTAAAAGGGTTAGGAGGCAATTCTTCTAAAAAGGTTAGGAGGCAATTCTACTAAAAAGGGTTAGGATGCAATTTAACTAAAAAGGGTTAGGAGGCAATTCTACTTAAAAGGGTTAGGAGTTAATTCTACTAAAAAGGGTTAGGAGGCAATTCTACTAAAAAGGTTAGGAGGCAATTCTACTAAAAAGGTTAGGATTCCTAGGTAATTCTACTAAAAATATTAGGAGGTAATTCTACTAAAAAGGGTTAGATGGCAATTCTACTAAAAAGGGTTAGGAAGCAATTCTACTAAAAAGGGTTGGGAGGCAATTCTACTAAAAAGTCTACTAAAAAGAGTTAGGAGGTAATTCTACTAAAAAGGGTTAGGAGGCAATTCTACTAAATGGTTAGGAGGCAATTCTACTAAAAAGGTTTAGGAGGCAATTCTACTAAAAAGGGTTAGGAGGCAATTCTACTAAAAAGGGTTAGGAGGCAATTCTACTAAAAAGGGTTAGGAGGCAATTCTACTAAAAAGGGTTAGGAGGCAATTCTACTAAAAAGGTTAGGAGGTAATTCTACTAAAAAGGGTTAGGTGTTTAGGAGGCAATTCTGCTAAGAAGGTTTAGGAGGCAATTCTACTAAAAATGGTTAGGAGGCAATTCTACTAAAAAGGTTTAGGAGGCAATTCTACTAAAAAGGGTTAGGAGGCAATTCTTCTAAAAAGGGTTAGGAGGCAATTCTACTTAAAAGGGTTAGGAAGTAATTCTACAAAAAAAGGGTTAGGAGGCAATTCTACTAAAAAGGTTTGGAAGCAATTCTACTAAAAAGGGTTAGGAGTTAATTCTACTAAAAAGGGTTAGGAGGCAATTCTACTAAAAAGGGTTAGGAGGCAATTCTACTAAAAAGGGTTAGGAGGCAATTTAACTAAAAAGGTTAGGAGGCAATTCTACTAAAAAGGGCTAGGAGGCAGTTCTACTAAAAAGGGTTAGGAGGCAATTCTACTTAAAAGGGTTAGGAGGTAATTCTACTTAAAAGGGTTAGGAGGCAATTCTACTAAAAAGGGTTAGGAGGCAATTTAACTAAAAAGGTTTAGGAGGCAATTCTACTAAAAAGGTTAGTAGGCAATTctactaaaaataattttgtccaAAATGGATGCAAACATTTCCGCTGAAGAAGATTTTAGTACAACACAGTTGTATACATTTCTACTGAAAAAGAATTTTGTAcgaacattttcatttcacattGCAACACAATTACATATACTTGGTTTTCAGAGGAAGACTTGCAAGATATCCTGTACGACCAGGACGTTATCGGGAGCGATGCTATTGTCATGACCACAGAGCCAAACCTTTGCGATACCATAGCAAACATTTCAAGTGATGTAGATGtatactttttgaaaaacaCTGACCACATTGACTCACAATGAACATTTcaagaagaaaaacaattaagatgttaaataaatatttgtttgtgaatttgatGATGCATTTTAGTGTAATATTATTCAAAcaagaatgttaaaaaaaatagttacaaCCTAATCCGTTTTGGCTATTATGAAATTTAGCACAAACTCATCTTTCCCTTTATAACGTATAagtttgttaatttaaaaacatatttatttaatacatgtcCACATACGTTTGATTGTCCAATACTTCTACATCGTTTTCACTGGTTTAAAGGTTGATATAAATATCGTAATCAGTGCAAATCAGGGCCAATACACCTTTTGTCAATTGCAAACCCAAAACCTGTGTCAGGGCCTCATACATTGCGTTTAAGTTTAGGTTCTTCACGAACAGTACACTTCCCTCACGTCATCCTCTCCCTATCGTCATTATCTTCTTCCTTTTCTTTGGTTTTATTACTGGTTgactcttttatttttatttcagttgtttgTGTggttgttttcacttttttgtcCTTCAAAGTTCACAAAGCGTCTGAATCAGAGTAGCATTTACATAATACTGACCTATTCTAGATGAATAATGAAATAAGGCCAACTAAAGATACGGTttaggtgtgtgtgtgttttgggGGTCCACACCCAAGAACATTTAAGCTTTATTAAGTCTAAAATGGTATACTCTGGCGTATTCGATTCTAATTTCTTCTCCCATATTGCCTACAAAACTTCACTTGGATAATTTCCTAAATCTGCTAATGAATACATTCTAAATACTAAATACTTGAGCTATTGCCTAAATAAGATATAAACCTTCTATCCTTCATATAAAAGGGGTATTTCCCTAGAGTAACTGTGACGATCACACTACGATCGAGCCTCAACAAAAAAATGCTGACAATGACtgctaccaagtttcatcatgatttGACGAGGATTTGCTGAAGATAATGTTGCCACCAAcgttaaaagtaatattttatgtcGCCTTTCGAGGTGACACAAAAACTAGTTTGAGTACTTTTTAAGATTAAGCATGATCTTGTTCTTACAGGCGGTAAGGCAATCATACTATACAATCATACTATTATGATTGCCTTAGCAATCCCTTTATATGTCAGTCAAAAAGTATTAATTGACTTGCATAACCTCCTTATTGGCTCCATTTATCAAGCTTAACAAatctattatatattttgtctttaCTTTCTCGTTTGTGtctctctttttttaaagttatggtATTCATATTATACCCCTGGTGCCTAccaatacaaataaacataatttttcgATCGTCTGTTCTTCAAGATGAAAAGTAGTggtattgttatatatttttcgtCGTTGTTGGCATCATCGACATTGAAGAAAAccataacaattttttttcaagatattgagatgaaacttggtacaaatgttgccagagacattaTACCCATAACTCCGGCTTTGATAATTGTCGAGTAGCGCCTTTTTCGagtgaagaagaaaaacaagaaGCCTTGGCGTTCGCTCCGTGACGCTCTTAATTTTCCTAgtgctaagctatttcattcgtcttttatcaaagtttgataaaaagAGAAAATCATAAGTTCTGGTTTAAAGAGgtttatttgtatatacttGTGATGAGTTTACATTCAtgtgaaatattcaaaatgacacactcatttatatgaaaatataatacgACACACAGCAGAAGCTTATAGTTTAGAAACATGTGatacaatgtacatacatgGACGATATCAAATCATACATATCAAAATTTGAAAGTTAAGATTAAGACTGAAgtatatttcaacataaaacTCAAGGACATTCATTCAAACCAACATGTTAATGACGGTCGTAATATTACacataaaatgatgataatgacaaaatattgatattcacCACTTGAAGCCAAAACCGATATTTCACACATCAACAGGAGTAGGTGTATAAATCATTAAACTTATAACTGCACGTTCAATAATCAATAAGAGaccattcaatgtttttttaatgctaAAGTTTGAATTGCATTATATTATCTCCAATATAATAAATGACGTATATGGTCTTATATATAAATGGTGGTTTATATGAATTTATCATGAAATAGAacttgttatttcactgtttgaagcagtgaaaatatcagtttaaaTATCTTTCAAGGTTGCAGATCATTGGCTTTTCGGACATCAAGATCAAATATCTGCTCGCAATGGCAGGAATAAAATATCATCGTAATTTCGAAAAAGATGTCACCtacaatttttgataatttCCTGGTAATATACAATCAAATGTCATTTAAAGCTATTTAGGCATACTCCAAAAGAAGTAAGATCCCAATAAATATCAGTAGATATATTACACTATCTTTTATTTGTCGCACACACAACTGGTCATCAGTTAGTTTTTTCCTCATATATTTCTTAACTGAAAACCAACACagttgtcattgttttgttcaaGGCTAGTGTTTCTTCAATAAACCCTATCGACCATGGAATGTTTTTCATAGTTGAATAATTCCGCATACTCATATCTTCTCTAACTGAAGAACAACAATGTTATCATTTTCCATTCCACCGACAATAAGGGTAGACGTGCTCTCAATAAACCCAATTGACCATGGATTGTTAATGCCATCAACTTCCCTTGCCACTGTTCCCAACTTCTTTGTCCCCTCACTATCCAACTGTATTACAGTGTTATTAGAACTACACACAAACACTTGGCTACTCAGGCTGACGCACACTCCAGTCGGACTTACTAATTCAGGATCTTCAAATACGAATAACATTTGGCCGGATTGATCTAGTGAAATCAATTTACTTCCATCAaagtttataacatatattatctCGCCATCAGGACACACAGCACATTGAAAGACTGGTAATTGACCAGTTTTGTCTTCATGGAGCTTCTTAACAAGTTTTCCATCAATTGTGTACTGATACAGTGCTGTCCCGGAGGTCACATACAGGTTGCCCTGGTGGTGAGCGATATAGCCGCTCGCATGGTCTGTAGAGAACTTTCTCACTTTCTGCAGTCTTCCTCCCGTgactttaataaattgtatgGTATCTTTGTATTCACCATCATTATCAGCTTCTCCAAATGCTACAGCTACCTCATTGGCTGCAATATGACATACGAAACATGTAGGAACATGAAGATCACAATGATTAATGACTTGAAATTCACTGTTCAGAAGCTTCACCTTGGGGTTAGCACCATCTGAGATGACTATGTGTCCACTTGGTAACTCACATACCCCAGATATGCTGCATAACTCTTTATCTTCttgaattttaacattaaattgcTTTGATCTTACAACCTGATACAGACAATCTTTGTGTGCTTTGGAACATTTTCTCTCAATCAACCCCAATGTTTTCAGACTTTCCAGGAACGATTCAATGGTTTTGTCCGATACAAACTGTATCTCTCTCTTCGGTCTTCTCTGTATTTCACCGACCAGATCATTAGCCTGGGTTAATTTAACTGTACATTTTCTGTATCCAATGTAGGAGGTTGTCTCCTTGCGTTTTCCAACCAACTGATTGATCTTTTCCATTAGGTTTTTCAGTTGATCATTTatcttcatatatttttcaacatcGTCTTTAAAATCGTTTTCCAAATCACCAATCATGTTTTCTACTTGTTCTATTGTTGCCTTCTCAAGCTGATTAAGAATTGAATCTATTTCCTTCCGAAGAGCCTTTATTTCAGCTATAGCCATCCTATACGAGTTCTTAAGTTCATACTGGTATTTTGTCCCTGCCTTCTTTAGCTCATCCAGCCTGCTCCTCATTTTGTCCACCGCTGCTGACAGCTGCTTGAACTCTGTCTTCTTGTGGAAGCCTTTTGCAAGGTCACGGAGGTAACTGATGCTGTTGCACAGTCTGAAACAAGGGAAAACATGGTGATTCAAATTACCTAAACTATACTTTAATCCAACGAAATTACTATTTTGCCACTTGCAGTGCCCatctttttagaaaataattcccTCTATGTTGTGGACGATTAAATTAAGGAGTTTAAATGGAAAATGCAGTTATTATCATTGGTTACACTAACTGACCTCAAAAATAACAAGAGCAGTCACATACTGCCATATCCACCGCCGAATTAAGATCAGTATCAATTTCGCCTTTCGACAAagcataatattttaaataacaaagggcagtagCTAAAAAATGCACCCAACACTGCACTTCTGCTGAATAGATGAACTTCAATTATTCTAAATGAGATCTATTTGTATCTAGTTTGAAGTCAGTGcctgaaagtgttgtttttttcaagttatgttccGGACACAAAATTTTAGTATGGACATTAACAAAGGGAAATTGCTTAACAAATACTGCAGACAGAGTAATTGTTTCTGTGCAATGCATTTTTCCTTTATAATATCTGTTTgaatatgaagtttgaagtcaatacctcaagtCTTTAACGGTTATGCTTCgaacaaaattaagtatgaaaaGGGGCAACCACTACAAAATTCTGCACTCAAAGTTAGTGTGCATGTACACACACTGTCCTAAGTGAGATTTATCTGTATGCgaattttgaaatcaatacctcaaaaacttgtcaagacaaaaaagaaagaaagtaaACAATAGGTCAATAACTTAAACGATACTGCATTAAAGTTATGATTCGAGTGTATTGCACTTCTTTAAACAAGATCTTTCAGTATGGGGAGTTTTTGAAGTCAATAACCCAAACACTTGTCAAGTCCTGTTCCGGACAAACTTAAGTATGtgaattaacaaagggcaatttaTATACCTGCACCCAGAGTTATAATTCCTGCGCACTGCACCTcacctcaatgagatctatctgtatatgaaatttgaaatcaatacctCAAAGTCGTATGAAactatgctccggacaaaaataagtataacattaaCAACAGGTAGTACCTAAAAAACACGCAGAGTAACGGTTCCTGTGCACTGTACTTCTCCTTG
Proteins encoded in this region:
- the LOC128232888 gene encoding uncharacterized protein LOC128232888; protein product: MRSRLDELKKAGTKYQYELKNSYRMAIAEIKALRKEIDSILNQLEKATIEQVENMIGDLENDFKDDVEKYMKINDQLKNLMEKINQLVGKRKETTSYIGYRKCTVKLTQANDLVGEIQRRPKREIQFVSDKTIESFLESLKTLGLIERKCSKAHKDCLYQVVRSKQFNVKIQEDKELCSISGVCELPSGHIVISDGANPKVKLLNSEFQVINHCDLHVPTCFVCHIAANEVAVAFGEADNDGEYKDTIQFIKVTGGRLQKVRKFSTDHASGYIAHHQGNLYVTSGTALYQYTIDGKLVKKLHEDKTGQLPVFQCAVCPDGEIIYVINFDGSKLISLDQSGQMLFVFEDPELVSPTGVCVSLSSQVFVCSSNNTVIQLDSEGTKKLGTVAREVDGINNPWSIGFIESTSTLIVGGMENDNIVVLQLEKI